In Myxococcota bacterium, one genomic interval encodes:
- a CDS encoding DMT family transporter, whose amino-acid sequence MHLDPFAAGLVLSSALLHASWNALTKSSGDRVVTLGALMATCVVLGGVASLFVPVPAPEALRYLGISLVFHFGYQVFLLYAYRFGDLSLVYPIARGSAPLLVTLLGAGFAGEVPGPVQAGGIMLASAAMTSFAFDPRAAHPDVARSIGAAFLTAAMIGCYTYLDGQGVRHSGSTPSYIAWNMWATSLAFCVFALVRQRGRFAPFFGPDGRRGMAGGLLAILGYGIVLWAMSRGAMGNVAALRETSVVFAALIGSLVLGEGFGGRRFAAAACVALGVLLLQAG is encoded by the coding sequence GTGCACCTGGACCCGTTCGCCGCCGGACTGGTGCTGTCTTCGGCGCTGCTGCACGCGAGCTGGAACGCGCTCACCAAGTCGAGCGGCGACCGCGTGGTGACTCTGGGCGCGCTGATGGCGACCTGCGTGGTCCTGGGCGGCGTGGCGTCGTTGTTCGTGCCCGTGCCGGCGCCCGAGGCGCTGCGCTATCTCGGCATCTCGCTCGTGTTCCACTTCGGCTATCAGGTCTTCCTGCTCTACGCGTACCGCTTCGGCGACCTGTCACTCGTGTATCCGATCGCGCGCGGCTCGGCGCCGCTGCTCGTGACCCTGCTCGGCGCGGGCTTCGCCGGCGAGGTGCCGGGCCCGGTGCAGGCCGGCGGGATCATGCTCGCGTCGGCCGCGATGACGAGCTTCGCGTTCGACCCGCGCGCGGCGCACCCCGACGTGGCGCGCTCGATCGGCGCGGCCTTCCTCACCGCGGCGATGATCGGCTGTTACACCTATCTCGACGGGCAAGGCGTGCGCCACTCGGGCAGCACCCCGAGCTACATCGCCTGGAACATGTGGGCCACGAGCCTCGCCTTCTGCGTGTTCGCCCTGGTGAGACAGCGCGGGCGGTTCGCGCCCTTCTTCGGCCCGGACGGCCGGCGCGGCATGGCCGGCGGCCTGCTCGCGATCCTGGGTTACGGGATCGTGCTGTGGGCGATGTCGCGCGGCGCGATGGGCAACGTCGCGGCGCTGCGCGAGACGAGCGTGGTGTTCGCGGCGCTGATCGGCTCGCTCGTGCTGGGCGAGGGCTTCGGCGGGCGCCGCTTCGCGGCCGCGGCCTGCGTGGCCCTCGGGGTGCTCTTGCTTCAGGCGGGCTGA
- a CDS encoding GNAT family N-acetyltransferase codes for MLEVETLSGVRELRAEEWNALVGDESPFLEWEWLASLEEAGCVGGNSGWAPRPIVARERGRLVAAVPLYVKTNSEGEFVFDWGWADAAERAGISYYPKLLVGVPFTPVTGGRFLVAQSESRAEWLPRLGAALLELCRENDLSGVHVNFCRRDEAAALCQLGFELRIGVQYHWKNAGYGCFDDWLARFRSRRRNQIRRERREVAEAGVRVETLAGAAIPDALFEPMFRFYLSTVRSRAWGRQYLNRKLFGLLRERFRERLCFVVASAGSEPIAGTFNVAKGDALYGRYWGATREVRNLHFEVCYYAAVEHCIARGLARFEPGAGGDYKQARGFDGEPTYSVHWLAEPRLRAAVARFLADERERAEGGIEWLREHSALKPS; via the coding sequence ATGCTGGAGGTCGAGACTCTCTCGGGCGTGCGCGAGCTGCGTGCCGAGGAGTGGAACGCGCTCGTCGGCGACGAGTCGCCCTTTCTCGAGTGGGAGTGGCTCGCATCGCTCGAAGAGGCGGGCTGCGTGGGCGGAAACAGCGGCTGGGCGCCGCGGCCGATCGTGGCGCGCGAGCGCGGCCGGCTCGTGGCCGCGGTGCCGCTGTACGTGAAGACGAACAGCGAAGGCGAGTTCGTGTTCGACTGGGGCTGGGCCGACGCGGCGGAGCGCGCGGGCATCTCCTACTACCCGAAGCTCCTGGTCGGCGTGCCGTTCACGCCCGTGACCGGCGGCCGCTTCCTGGTCGCGCAGAGTGAGTCACGCGCGGAGTGGCTGCCGCGGCTGGGTGCGGCGCTGCTCGAGCTGTGCCGCGAGAACGACCTGTCCGGCGTGCACGTGAACTTCTGCCGGCGCGACGAGGCCGCGGCGCTGTGCCAGCTCGGCTTCGAGCTGCGCATCGGCGTGCAATACCACTGGAAGAACGCCGGCTACGGCTGCTTCGACGACTGGCTGGCGCGCTTTCGCAGCAGGCGGCGCAACCAGATCCGGCGCGAGCGGCGCGAGGTGGCCGAGGCCGGCGTGCGCGTGGAGACGCTCGCGGGCGCGGCCATTCCCGACGCGCTGTTCGAGCCGATGTTCCGCTTCTACCTTTCGACCGTGCGCTCCCGCGCCTGGGGGCGGCAGTATCTCAACCGCAAGCTGTTCGGGCTTCTGCGCGAGCGCTTCCGCGAAAGACTCTGCTTCGTGGTCGCGAGCGCGGGCAGCGAGCCGATCGCCGGCACCTTCAACGTGGCCAAGGGCGACGCGCTCTACGGGCGCTACTGGGGCGCGACGCGCGAGGTGCGCAACCTGCACTTCGAGGTGTGTTACTACGCGGCGGTCGAGCACTGCATCGCGCGCGGGCTGGCGCGCTTCGAGCCCGGCGCGGGTGGCGACTACAAGCAGGCGCGCGGCTTCGACGGCGAGCCGACCTACAGCGTGCACTGGCTGGCCGAGCCCCGGCTGCGCGCCGCCGTGGCGCGCTTCCTGGCCGACGAGCGCGAGCGCGCCGAGGGCGGGATCGAATGGCTGCGCGAGCACAGCGCGCTGAAGCCGAGCTGA
- a CDS encoding lysophospholipid acyltransferase family protein produces the protein MRAVLGLHLLSLAFWAFLVLSSVALFPLALAIWAVTAPFDRRLVVLHRFTCFWGSLYTWLNPAWPVTVEGREQVADGVAYVMTSNHQSLVDILVLFRLFRHFKWVSKIENFRVPLIGWNMRLNRYIPLVRGQRESVVAMMAMCEQTLAQGSSVMIFPEGTRSADGRLKAFKTGAFELALRTKAPILPIALDGTARALPKRGYLLQGRHPIRVRLLAPLDPATYGSETPESLAERVRQIIARELPPEHQPA, from the coding sequence ATGCGCGCCGTGCTCGGCCTACACCTGCTCTCACTCGCGTTCTGGGCGTTCCTGGTGCTGTCCTCCGTGGCGCTGTTCCCGCTGGCGCTGGCGATCTGGGCGGTGACCGCGCCGTTCGACCGGCGGCTCGTGGTCCTGCACCGCTTTACCTGCTTCTGGGGCTCGCTCTACACCTGGCTCAACCCGGCGTGGCCGGTCACGGTCGAGGGCCGCGAGCAGGTCGCGGACGGCGTGGCCTACGTGATGACCTCGAACCACCAATCGCTGGTCGACATCCTGGTGCTGTTCCGGCTGTTCCGTCACTTCAAGTGGGTCTCGAAGATCGAGAACTTCCGGGTGCCGCTGATCGGCTGGAACATGCGACTCAACCGCTACATCCCGCTCGTGCGGGGCCAGCGGGAGAGCGTGGTGGCGATGATGGCGATGTGCGAGCAGACGCTCGCCCAGGGCAGCTCGGTGATGATCTTTCCCGAGGGCACGCGCTCGGCGGACGGCCGGCTCAAGGCGTTCAAGACCGGCGCGTTCGAGCTCGCGCTGCGCACCAAGGCACCGATCCTGCCCATCGCCCTGGACGGCACCGCGCGCGCGCTGCCCAAGCGGGGCTATCTGCTGCAGGGCCGCCATCCGATCCGCGTGCGCCTGCTCGCGCCGCTCGACCCGGCGACCTACGGCAGCGAGACACCCGAGTCACTCGCCGAGCGCGTGCGCCAGATCATCGCCCGGGAGCTGCCGCCCGAGCATCAGCCCGCCTGA
- a CDS encoding ATP-dependent Clp protease adaptor ClpS, which translates to MPDEPKQPPPIQPPQREREREGGLATRDRPKVERPKRFKVILWNDDYTPMEFVVTLLETLFGKSPSEATQLMLQIHKGGMGVAGVYVLEIAETKVAAVHQKAEERGYPLRAGSEPE; encoded by the coding sequence GTGCCCGACGAGCCGAAGCAGCCGCCGCCGATCCAGCCCCCGCAGCGCGAGCGCGAGCGCGAAGGCGGGCTGGCGACGCGCGACCGGCCGAAGGTCGAGCGCCCGAAACGCTTCAAGGTGATCCTCTGGAACGATGACTACACGCCGATGGAGTTCGTGGTGACGCTGCTCGAGACGCTGTTCGGCAAGAGCCCGTCGGAGGCGACGCAGCTCATGCTGCAGATCCACAAGGGCGGCATGGGCGTCGCCGGCGTGTACGTGCTCGAGATCGCCGAGACCAAAGTCGCGGCCGTGCATCAAAAGGCGGAGGAGCGCGGCTATCCGCTGCGCGCGGGATCGGAGCCCGAATGA
- a CDS encoding PilZ domain-containing protein — MRLLLEDVGAEFERVRAVDAGAGVTLPTRLLITTARVAHALRLERTLLPSPDRATWIAFVVGDSKTQRNALQKAGFDFLIREPVHPAALRVLLQRALFKGTDSRRAPRVAFGCPVRYRTGFWAKQATLVDLSPRGCRLLMRAKLAEKVALKVELPRELAGGKTLVLAGHAVRVSPAQREGGVAEEYSVGMRFGALNARAQKRLRSVLAERVIGPSALASAVPFTPAEARQGATPTPAATAPQAGAKATQHGDAPPRRKRRQGARARYRKQVTALAGDESYMILCLDISAGGMKIEPIEGITVGAKINLAIQLNPPREPVLVEATVLRDEGEGGLALRFDWLSPESRRQLERLVAMLPSIEALHEEARRVGTVLATRLKRSPRPS; from the coding sequence GTGCGCCTGTTGCTCGAGGACGTCGGCGCGGAGTTCGAGCGCGTGCGCGCCGTGGACGCGGGCGCGGGAGTCACTCTGCCGACGCGGCTGCTGATCACGACCGCGCGCGTGGCGCACGCGCTGCGGCTCGAGCGCACGTTGCTGCCGTCGCCCGACCGCGCCACCTGGATTGCGTTCGTGGTGGGTGACTCGAAGACCCAGCGCAACGCGCTGCAAAAGGCGGGCTTCGACTTTCTGATCCGCGAGCCGGTGCACCCCGCGGCGCTGCGCGTGCTCTTGCAGCGCGCGCTGTTCAAGGGCACGGACTCGCGCCGCGCGCCGCGCGTGGCCTTCGGCTGTCCGGTCCGATACCGGACCGGCTTCTGGGCCAAGCAGGCGACGCTCGTCGACCTGTCTCCCCGCGGCTGCCGCCTGCTGATGCGCGCGAAGCTCGCGGAGAAGGTGGCGCTCAAGGTCGAGCTGCCGCGCGAGCTCGCGGGCGGAAAGACCCTGGTCCTGGCCGGGCACGCGGTGCGCGTGTCGCCCGCCCAGCGCGAGGGCGGTGTGGCCGAGGAGTACTCGGTGGGCATGCGCTTCGGCGCGCTCAACGCGCGCGCCCAGAAGCGGCTGCGCAGCGTGCTGGCCGAGCGCGTGATCGGTCCCTCCGCGCTCGCGAGCGCCGTGCCGTTCACGCCGGCCGAAGCGCGCCAGGGGGCGACCCCGACCCCGGCCGCCACGGCCCCCCAGGCCGGCGCCAAGGCGACACAGCACGGTGACGCCCCGCCGCGGCGCAAGCGCCGCCAGGGCGCGCGGGCACGCTACCGCAAACAGGTCACGGCGCTGGCCGGCGACGAGTCGTACATGATCCTGTGTCTCGACATCTCCGCGGGCGGCATGAAGATCGAGCCGATCGAGGGCATCACCGTGGGCGCGAAGATCAATCTCGCGATCCAGCTCAACCCTCCGCGCGAGCCGGTGCTGGTCGAGGCCACCGTGCTGCGCGACGAGGGCGAAGGCGGGCTCGCGCTCCGCTTCGACTGGCTCTCGCCCGAGTCACGCCGCCAGCTCGAGCGCCTGGTCGCGATGCTGCCCTCGATCGAGGCGCTGCACGAAGAGGCGCGCCGCGTGGGCACGGTGCTCGCCACGCGCCTCAAGCGCTCGCCGCGCCCGAGCTAG
- a CDS encoding L-dopachrome tautomerase-related protein, with the protein MRVLRALLVLFVALAALVYFGLRARYGGGERFPDRTGPPELDGASALEVVANLDYPPGNVAVSASGRVFATFHPEGDPPFAVFELVDGKPVPYPPGGLPGGLGYQSVLSLRIDRRNRLWVLDYGRHGLGAPRLLAFDLATDALVHRHDFPSKVAFAGSQLNDFQVSPDGRHVYIADASIFAQVPAIVDYDVSRQRARRLLQGHESVLPERYVPVVQGVRMEFFGMFAIRPGVDSIALDDAGEWLYFAPVTNNWLYRVRTQDLDDESLERATLESRVERFAKKTMSDGIAIDSEGDLILTDPEHDAVVELARDRTLHTWLRDPRLRWPDGLSFGPDGWLYVTCSALHHVILRGQDERRANAPYQIFRFKPGVTGVPGH; encoded by the coding sequence GTGCGTGTGCTCCGCGCGCTTCTCGTTCTCTTCGTGGCGCTCGCGGCGCTCGTGTACTTCGGGCTGCGCGCGCGCTACGGCGGCGGCGAGCGCTTCCCGGACCGCACCGGCCCGCCCGAGCTCGACGGCGCGTCCGCGCTCGAAGTGGTAGCGAACCTCGACTACCCGCCCGGCAACGTGGCGGTCTCGGCGAGCGGACGCGTGTTCGCCACGTTCCACCCGGAAGGCGATCCGCCGTTCGCGGTGTTCGAGCTGGTCGATGGCAAGCCCGTGCCGTACCCGCCGGGCGGCCTGCCGGGCGGGCTCGGCTACCAGTCGGTGCTCTCGCTGCGCATCGACCGGCGCAACCGGCTCTGGGTGCTCGACTACGGGCGGCACGGGCTGGGCGCGCCGCGCCTGCTCGCGTTCGACCTGGCGACCGACGCGCTGGTGCACCGCCACGACTTCCCGTCGAAGGTCGCGTTCGCCGGCTCGCAGCTGAACGACTTCCAAGTGTCTCCCGACGGGAGACACGTGTACATCGCCGATGCGAGCATCTTCGCGCAGGTGCCCGCGATCGTGGACTACGACGTCTCGCGCCAGCGCGCGCGCCGGCTCCTGCAAGGCCACGAGTCGGTGCTGCCGGAGCGCTACGTGCCCGTGGTGCAGGGCGTGCGCATGGAGTTCTTCGGCATGTTCGCGATCCGGCCCGGCGTCGACTCGATCGCGCTCGACGACGCGGGCGAGTGGCTGTACTTCGCGCCCGTGACCAACAACTGGCTGTACCGCGTGCGCACCCAGGACCTCGACGACGAGTCACTCGAGCGCGCGACGCTCGAGTCGCGCGTGGAGCGCTTCGCAAAGAAGACCATGAGCGACGGCATCGCGATCGACTCCGAGGGCGACTTGATCCTGACCGACCCCGAGCACGACGCCGTGGTCGAGCTGGCGCGCGACCGCACGCTGCACACCTGGCTGCGCGACCCGCGCCTGCGCTGGCCCGACGGCCTGTCGTTCGGCCCCGACGGCTGGCTGTACGTGACCTGCAGCGCGCTGCACCACGTGATCCTGCGCGGCCAGGACGAGCGGCGCGCGAACGCGCCCTATCAGATCTTCCGCTTCAAGCCCGGAGTGACCGGCGTGCCCGGTCACTGA
- a CDS encoding enoyl-CoA hydratase, producing MSGTVRIEKDGSIGWVIFDHPERRNAVSAQMWRQIPGAVEAFAKDDDVRVVVMRGAGETAFVSGADISEFEAQRGAGGKASEYDRESGLAFRALSALDKPLVAMIHGFCVGGGVALALAADLRFAADDARFAIPAARLGLGYSAGLLEPLIVLVGHSRAVEILYTARRYRADEALDMGLVNAIAPKAALEALVRETVDRIAANAPLTLRGVKIAARELAKEPARRDHARIEAAVAACYESEDYREGVRAFLEKRKPAFKGR from the coding sequence ATGAGTGGAACGGTTCGGATCGAGAAGGACGGGTCGATCGGCTGGGTCATCTTCGACCACCCGGAGCGGCGCAACGCCGTCTCCGCGCAGATGTGGCGCCAGATTCCCGGTGCGGTCGAGGCGTTCGCGAAAGACGACGACGTGCGCGTCGTGGTCATGCGCGGCGCGGGCGAGACGGCGTTCGTGTCCGGCGCCGACATCTCGGAGTTCGAAGCGCAGCGCGGCGCTGGCGGCAAAGCCTCCGAATACGACCGCGAGTCGGGCCTGGCGTTCCGCGCCCTTTCGGCGCTCGACAAGCCGCTGGTCGCGATGATCCACGGCTTCTGCGTGGGCGGCGGCGTGGCGCTCGCGCTGGCGGCCGACCTGCGCTTCGCCGCCGACGACGCGCGCTTCGCCATCCCGGCCGCGCGCCTGGGTCTGGGTTACTCCGCCGGCCTGCTCGAGCCGCTGATCGTGCTCGTGGGTCACTCGCGCGCGGTCGAGATCCTGTACACCGCGCGCCGCTACCGCGCCGACGAGGCGCTCGACATGGGCCTGGTCAACGCGATCGCGCCCAAAGCCGCGCTCGAGGCGCTGGTGCGCGAGACCGTGGACCGGATCGCCGCGAACGCCCCGCTCACCCTGCGCGGCGTGAAGATCGCCGCGCGCGAGCTGGCCAAGGAGCCCGCGCGCCGCGACCACGCCCGGATCGAGGCCGCCGTCGCCGCCTGCTACGAGAGCGAGGACTACAGGGAAGGCGTGCGCGCGTTCCTCGAAAAGAGAAAGCCTGCCTTCAAGGGGCGGTAG
- the clpA gene encoding ATP-dependent Clp protease ATP-binding subunit ClpA → MSRFSRELQLTLQAAMREAVRRRHAYLTVEHLLFALCHDERGAEVLRNSGANVRRLKSELAQFLDQEIAAEPGEGPVETGQTLAFHRVIQGALAHAENAEREEVDAGDLVAAIFQEPDSQAIALLRAQGVSRLDVLKFVSHGISKLPESRSGSEAPNGSGAGGSPGRRPMGDDDGEEIGDPLTAFATNLTERASEGKLDPLVGRDAEIERVIHVLARRRKNNPILVGESGVGKTAIAEGLAQRINDGQVPSDLQNAEVFAVDLGAMLAGTRYRGDFEARFKAFVAAVKERPNPIVFIDEIHTVLGAGAAQGATVDASNMLKPLLQNGELRCMGSTTFQEYRHFERDRALARRFQRIEVHEPSIDDAVKILEGLSPHYEKHHGVHYTAPALRACVELSAKHLLDRFLPDKAIDVMDEVGAAVRLRKGEKRKTVGVRDVEILLSQMAKIPLPTASTSDLEGLGKLEEDLRRVVFGQDEAISTVVRAVKRGRAGLGGVDRPVGSFLFMGPTGVGKTELAKQLAKTLGVQFIRFDMSEYMEKHAVARLIGAPPGYVGYDQGGILVDAIRRTPYAVLLLDEIEKAHPDLFDILLQVMDHATLTDNHGREASFRHVTLIMTSNVGARDMAARSIGFGGEARGSGQKDVERLFSPEFRNRLDEVVKFKPLSPEIMARVVEKFVREVESQLAEKKVQIELTPAARAWLAEKGYDKLYGARPLARVIQTEVKDKLADELLFGKLAKGGRVTVDAVDGVLTFACEPRAS, encoded by the coding sequence ATGAGTCGTTTCAGCCGAGAGCTGCAGCTCACGCTGCAGGCCGCCATGCGCGAAGCCGTGCGGCGCCGCCATGCCTATCTCACGGTCGAGCACCTGCTGTTCGCGCTGTGCCACGACGAGCGCGGCGCCGAGGTGCTGCGCAATTCCGGCGCCAACGTGCGCCGGCTGAAGAGCGAGCTCGCGCAGTTCCTCGACCAGGAGATCGCGGCCGAGCCCGGCGAGGGGCCGGTCGAGACCGGCCAGACGCTCGCCTTCCACCGCGTGATCCAGGGCGCGCTCGCGCACGCCGAGAACGCCGAGCGCGAGGAGGTCGACGCGGGCGATCTGGTGGCCGCCATCTTCCAGGAGCCCGACTCGCAGGCGATCGCGCTGCTGCGCGCGCAGGGTGTCTCGCGGCTCGACGTGTTGAAGTTCGTGTCGCACGGCATCTCGAAGCTGCCCGAGTCGCGTTCGGGCTCCGAGGCGCCCAACGGCTCGGGCGCGGGCGGCTCGCCGGGGCGCCGGCCGATGGGCGACGACGACGGCGAGGAGATCGGCGACCCGCTGACCGCCTTCGCGACCAACCTCACCGAGCGCGCGAGCGAGGGCAAGCTCGATCCGCTGGTCGGACGCGACGCCGAGATCGAGCGCGTGATCCACGTGCTGGCGCGCCGGCGCAAGAACAACCCGATCCTGGTCGGTGAGTCGGGCGTGGGCAAGACCGCCATCGCCGAAGGGCTCGCGCAGCGCATCAACGACGGCCAGGTGCCGAGTGACTTGCAGAACGCCGAGGTGTTCGCGGTCGACCTGGGCGCCATGCTCGCGGGCACGCGCTATCGCGGTGACTTCGAGGCGCGCTTCAAGGCGTTCGTGGCCGCCGTGAAGGAGCGGCCCAACCCGATCGTGTTCATCGACGAGATCCACACCGTGCTCGGCGCGGGCGCCGCGCAGGGCGCGACCGTCGACGCCTCGAACATGCTGAAGCCCCTGCTGCAGAACGGCGAGCTGCGCTGCATGGGCTCGACCACGTTCCAGGAGTACCGGCACTTCGAGCGCGACCGCGCGCTCGCGCGCCGCTTCCAGCGCATCGAGGTGCACGAGCCGTCGATCGACGACGCGGTGAAGATCCTCGAAGGGCTCTCGCCGCACTACGAGAAGCACCACGGGGTCCACTACACCGCACCCGCGCTGCGCGCGTGCGTGGAGCTCTCGGCCAAGCACCTGCTCGACCGCTTCCTGCCCGACAAGGCGATCGACGTCATGGACGAGGTCGGCGCCGCGGTGCGGCTGCGCAAGGGCGAGAAGCGCAAGACCGTCGGCGTGCGCGACGTCGAGATACTGCTGTCCCAGATGGCGAAGATCCCGCTTCCGACCGCCTCGACCTCGGACCTCGAGGGCCTGGGCAAGCTCGAAGAGGACCTGCGCCGCGTGGTGTTCGGCCAGGACGAGGCGATCTCGACCGTGGTGCGCGCGGTCAAGCGCGGCCGCGCCGGCCTGGGCGGCGTGGACCGGCCGGTGGGCTCGTTCCTGTTCATGGGCCCGACGGGCGTCGGCAAGACCGAGCTCGCCAAGCAGCTCGCCAAGACACTCGGCGTCCAGTTCATCCGCTTCGACATGAGTGAGTACATGGAGAAGCACGCGGTCGCGCGCCTGATCGGCGCGCCTCCTGGCTACGTGGGCTACGACCAGGGCGGCATCCTGGTCGACGCGATCCGGCGCACGCCCTACGCGGTGCTGCTGCTCGACGAGATCGAGAAGGCGCACCCCGACCTGTTCGACATCCTGCTCCAGGTCATGGACCACGCCACGCTGACCGACAACCACGGGCGCGAGGCGAGCTTCCGCCACGTGACCCTGATCATGACTTCGAACGTGGGCGCGCGCGACATGGCGGCGCGCTCGATCGGCTTCGGCGGCGAGGCGCGCGGCTCGGGCCAGAAGGACGTGGAGCGCCTGTTCAGCCCCGAGTTCCGCAACCGGCTGGACGAAGTCGTGAAGTTCAAGCCGCTCTCGCCCGAGATCATGGCGCGGGTGGTCGAGAAGTTCGTGCGCGAGGTCGAGTCACAGCTCGCGGAGAAGAAGGTCCAGATCGAGCTGACTCCGGCGGCGCGCGCGTGGCTGGCCGAGAAGGGCTACGACAAGCTGTACGGCGCGCGGCCGCTCGCGCGCGTGATCCAGACCGAGGTCAAGGACAAGCTGGCCGACGAGCTCTTGTTCGGGAAGCTCGCGAAGGGCGGCCGGGTCACGGTCGACGCCGTGGACGGCGTGCTCACCTTCGCATGCGAGCCCCGCGCGAGTTAG
- a CDS encoding transglutaminase family protein encodes MQPESKAWNGYLEDTIVIDWQTPAIVERARALAAAGPSDEAKARACYEFVRDEIAHTADAGGDALPCRASEVLAAGTGIGFAKSHLLAALLRSLGLPTGFCYQVVRRAPDQPERVLYGFNGCYLSSRARWVQLDARGNREGLDAQFSVDAPRLAVTADPARGEWLYPTIYTRPAPVVVDLLSRNQSLTRIAEHIPDELPGVTRPAGAPAA; translated from the coding sequence ATGCAGCCCGAGTCGAAGGCCTGGAACGGCTATCTCGAGGACACGATCGTGATCGACTGGCAGACGCCGGCGATCGTCGAGCGGGCGCGCGCGCTGGCCGCCGCGGGCCCGAGCGACGAGGCCAAGGCACGGGCCTGCTACGAGTTCGTGCGCGACGAGATTGCGCACACGGCCGACGCGGGCGGGGACGCCCTGCCCTGCCGCGCGAGTGAAGTCCTGGCCGCGGGCACGGGCATCGGGTTCGCGAAGAGCCACTTGCTGGCGGCGCTCCTGCGCTCGCTCGGGCTCCCGACCGGCTTCTGCTACCAGGTGGTGCGGCGCGCGCCCGACCAGCCCGAGCGCGTGCTGTACGGCTTCAACGGCTGCTATCTCTCGAGCCGCGCGCGCTGGGTCCAGCTCGACGCACGCGGGAACCGCGAGGGCCTCGACGCGCAGTTCTCGGTCGACGCTCCACGGCTCGCGGTCACGGCCGATCCCGCGCGCGGCGAGTGGCTCTACCCCACCATCTACACCCGCCCCGCGCCCGTGGTGGTGGACCTGCTCTCGCGCAACCAGTCACTCACCCGGATCGCGGAGCACATTCCGGACGAGCTGCCGGGAGTGACTCGCCCCGCGGGAGCGCCCGCCGCCTAG
- a CDS encoding YkvA family protein has translation MAELKVSFTLGERDLKHFRRVMAKAIDVANPAKEQEVTAAAVALIEQARAAEPPDYVRERLDRLERIVAMSYDDEWRIPEAVKRRVIAALSYLTEADDIIPDSVPGLGFLDDAIMIELVSHELRHELDGYKDFCTFRVKEDKRVFHPQGRITRDRAVARRQRDLRARIAQREKQGTEGRRRFRLW, from the coding sequence ATGGCCGAGCTCAAAGTCAGCTTCACCCTGGGCGAGCGCGACTTGAAACACTTCCGGCGCGTCATGGCGAAAGCGATCGACGTCGCCAACCCCGCCAAGGAGCAAGAAGTCACTGCGGCCGCCGTGGCGCTGATCGAGCAGGCGCGCGCCGCCGAGCCGCCCGACTACGTGCGCGAGCGGCTCGACCGGCTCGAGCGCATCGTCGCCATGAGCTACGACGACGAGTGGCGCATTCCCGAGGCGGTGAAGCGCCGGGTGATCGCCGCGCTCAGCTACCTGACCGAGGCCGACGACATCATCCCCGACAGCGTGCCGGGTCTGGGCTTCCTCGACGACGCGATCATGATCGAGCTCGTGAGTCACGAGCTGCGCCACGAGCTCGACGGCTACAAGGATTTCTGCACCTTCCGCGTGAAGGAGGACAAGCGCGTGTTCCACCCGCAAGGGCGGATCACGCGCGACCGCGCCGTGGCGCGCCGCCAGCGCGACCTGCGCGCGCGCATCGCCCAGCGCGAAAAACAGGGCACCGAGGGCCGGCGCCGCTTCCGGCTGTGGTGA